A region of Lycium barbarum isolate Lr01 chromosome 1, ASM1917538v2, whole genome shotgun sequence DNA encodes the following proteins:
- the LOC132645562 gene encoding protein indeterminate-domain 11 isoform X1, translating to MSSLTSASGEAASLSSCNMNNDTAGASFYPLQRLITPQNQNPPQQIRKKRNQTGNPDPEAEVIALSPKTLVATNRFFCEICNKGFQRDQNLQLHRRGHNLPWKLKKRENNNEVVRKKVYVCPESNCVHHDPSRALGDLTGIKKHFSRKHGEKKWKCEKCSKRYAVQSDCKAHSKTCGTKEYKCECGTLFSRRDSFITHRAFCDTLAVESARAITGNPTMFPSQMNLQFQQPQYFSNHDQLPPATFSMKKEQPSDNFRHIEIPPWLMTNCQPFAGAGPGPPPPHNFSSSSIFQTTKLDQEYSQSHKDFNLHQNPNPNLGAGPTSIATPYNSTGESAVLSHISATVLLQKAGQLGATISNKASAVSANTGPDMLMRQIPRNTHVSVATTKQTDQNLSSREELNTTGPANISGGTGMMTTSFSNFANATTGFEGSTFEDAILFGGFNNLNSKKDDDQYFNRTINEDMTKDFLGLRPLSHTDDIFNIAGLVSTTTSSEHDHFKNHKTWQN from the exons ATGTCCAGTTTAACTAGTGCATCTGGTGAAGCTGCAAGTTTATCTTCTTGCAACATGAATAATGATACTGCTGGAGCCAGCTTCTATCCACTTCAGCGCTTAATTACACCCCAAAATCAAAATCCACCACAACAAATCAGGAAAAAGAGAAACCAAACAGGCAACCCAG atccagAAGCAGAAGTGATAGCTTTATCACCCAAGACACTAGTTGCAACCAACAGATTCTTTTGTGAAATCTGTAACAAAGGGTTTCAAAGAGACCAAAATCTACAACTCCACAGAAGAGGGCATAATTTGCCATGGAAGCTGAAGAAGAGAGAAAATAATAATGAAGTTGTGAGAAAGAAGGTGTATGTTTGTCCAGAGTCAAACTGTGTGCACCATGACCCATCTAGGGCATTAGGGGACCTTACTGGAATTAAAAAGCATTTTAGCAGGAAGCATGGTGAGAAGAAGTGGAAGTGTGAGAAATGCTCTAAGCGTTATGCAGTTCAATCTGATTGCAAAGCTCACTCCAAGACCTGTGGCACTAAAGAATACAAATGTGAATGCGGTACCCTTTTCTCAAG ACGAGATAGTTTCATCACACACAGAGCTTTCTGCGATACTTTAGCTGTAGAGAGCGCAAGAGCAATAACTGGAAATCCAACAATGTTCCCGTCTCAAATGAACCTCCAGTTCCAACAACCCCAGTACTTTAGCAACCATGACCAGCTTCCACCAGCTACATTTTCCATGAAAAAAGAGCAGCCAAGTGATAATTTCAGACATATTGAGATTCCTCCATGGCTAATGACTAATTGCCAACCATTTGCTGGAGCTGGTCCTGGCCCTCCACCACCCCATAACTTTAGCTCATCATCAATCTTCCAAACTACTAAGTTAGACCAAGAATACTCGCAGAGCCACAAAGATTTTAATCTTCATCAGAACCCAAACCCTAATCTTGGAG CAGgaccaacatcaatagcaacaccctaCAATTCAACAGGAGAATCTGCGGTCTTGTCACACATTTCTGCAACTGTATTGTTGCAGAAGGCAGGTCAGTTGGGTGCTACAATTAGTAACAAAGCAAGTGCTGTCTCAGCAAACACAGGCCCAGACATGCTGATGAGACAAATACCCCGCAATACTCACGTGTCTGTTGCTACTACCAAACAAACTGATCAGAATCTGTCCTCACGTGAAGAGCTGAACACTACTGGGCCTGCAAATATAAGTGGTGGCACTGGCATGATGACAACTTCTTTTTCTAATTTTGCTAATGCTACTACTGGGTTTGAAGGGTCAACGTTTGAAGATGCAATATTATTCGGTGGATTTAACAATTTGAATTCAAAGAAAGATGATGATCAGTACTTCAACAGAACAATCAATGAGGATATGACCAAGGATTTCTTGGGTTTAAGACCTCTCTCTCATACTGATGACATTTTCAACATTGCTGGTCTTGTTAGTACTACTACTTCTAGTGAACATGATCACTTTAAAAATcataaaacttggcaaaattaa
- the LOC132645562 gene encoding protein indeterminate-domain 11 isoform X2 — translation MSSLTSASGEAASLSSCNMNNDTAGASFYPLQRLITPQNQNPPQQIRKKRNQTGNPDPEAEVIALSPKTLVATNRFFCEICNKGFQRDQNLQLHRRGHNLPWKLKKRENNNEVVRKKVYVCPESNCVHHDPSRALGDLTGIKKHFSRKHGEKKWKCEKCSKRYAVQSDCKAHSKTCGTKEYKCECGTLFSRRDSFITHRAFCDTLAVESARAITGNPTMFPSQMNLQFQQPQYFSNHDQLPPATFSMKKEQPSDNFRHIEIPPWLMTNCQPFAGAGPGPPPPHNFSSSSIFQTTKLDQEYSQSHKDFNLHQNPNPNLGGPTSIATPYNSTGESAVLSHISATVLLQKAGQLGATISNKASAVSANTGPDMLMRQIPRNTHVSVATTKQTDQNLSSREELNTTGPANISGGTGMMTTSFSNFANATTGFEGSTFEDAILFGGFNNLNSKKDDDQYFNRTINEDMTKDFLGLRPLSHTDDIFNIAGLVSTTTSSEHDHFKNHKTWQN, via the exons ATGTCCAGTTTAACTAGTGCATCTGGTGAAGCTGCAAGTTTATCTTCTTGCAACATGAATAATGATACTGCTGGAGCCAGCTTCTATCCACTTCAGCGCTTAATTACACCCCAAAATCAAAATCCACCACAACAAATCAGGAAAAAGAGAAACCAAACAGGCAACCCAG atccagAAGCAGAAGTGATAGCTTTATCACCCAAGACACTAGTTGCAACCAACAGATTCTTTTGTGAAATCTGTAACAAAGGGTTTCAAAGAGACCAAAATCTACAACTCCACAGAAGAGGGCATAATTTGCCATGGAAGCTGAAGAAGAGAGAAAATAATAATGAAGTTGTGAGAAAGAAGGTGTATGTTTGTCCAGAGTCAAACTGTGTGCACCATGACCCATCTAGGGCATTAGGGGACCTTACTGGAATTAAAAAGCATTTTAGCAGGAAGCATGGTGAGAAGAAGTGGAAGTGTGAGAAATGCTCTAAGCGTTATGCAGTTCAATCTGATTGCAAAGCTCACTCCAAGACCTGTGGCACTAAAGAATACAAATGTGAATGCGGTACCCTTTTCTCAAG ACGAGATAGTTTCATCACACACAGAGCTTTCTGCGATACTTTAGCTGTAGAGAGCGCAAGAGCAATAACTGGAAATCCAACAATGTTCCCGTCTCAAATGAACCTCCAGTTCCAACAACCCCAGTACTTTAGCAACCATGACCAGCTTCCACCAGCTACATTTTCCATGAAAAAAGAGCAGCCAAGTGATAATTTCAGACATATTGAGATTCCTCCATGGCTAATGACTAATTGCCAACCATTTGCTGGAGCTGGTCCTGGCCCTCCACCACCCCATAACTTTAGCTCATCATCAATCTTCCAAACTACTAAGTTAGACCAAGAATACTCGCAGAGCCACAAAGATTTTAATCTTCATCAGAACCCAAACCCTAATCTTGGAG gaccaacatcaatagcaacaccctaCAATTCAACAGGAGAATCTGCGGTCTTGTCACACATTTCTGCAACTGTATTGTTGCAGAAGGCAGGTCAGTTGGGTGCTACAATTAGTAACAAAGCAAGTGCTGTCTCAGCAAACACAGGCCCAGACATGCTGATGAGACAAATACCCCGCAATACTCACGTGTCTGTTGCTACTACCAAACAAACTGATCAGAATCTGTCCTCACGTGAAGAGCTGAACACTACTGGGCCTGCAAATATAAGTGGTGGCACTGGCATGATGACAACTTCTTTTTCTAATTTTGCTAATGCTACTACTGGGTTTGAAGGGTCAACGTTTGAAGATGCAATATTATTCGGTGGATTTAACAATTTGAATTCAAAGAAAGATGATGATCAGTACTTCAACAGAACAATCAATGAGGATATGACCAAGGATTTCTTGGGTTTAAGACCTCTCTCTCATACTGATGACATTTTCAACATTGCTGGTCTTGTTAGTACTACTACTTCTAGTGAACATGATCACTTTAAAAATcataaaacttggcaaaattaa